One window from the genome of Leuconostoc suionicum encodes:
- a CDS encoding Nramp family divalent metal transporter produces MKNSTSIDPKHHLVEKADDTLSLGDVNSSIEAPKDGSFWRKLLAFSGPGALVAVGYMDPGNWVTSVGGGAQYRYVLLSVVLISSLIAMMLQYMAGKLGIVKQEDLAQATRDRTNKPGGIALWLMTELALMATDMAEVIGGAIALHLLFGWSMIASVLTTAFDVILLLLLMRFGFRKIEAIVMTLIITILVIFAYLVILSKPELSAMFGGYLPQLQAVSTHGPKGVDSPLLMTLGIVGATVMPHNLYLHSSISKTRKIDRESKSAVHEAIRFMTWDSNIQLSLAFVINSLLLILGASLFFGHADSVGTFGAMYNALGDNAIAGAVASPILSTLFAVALLASGQNSTITGTLTGEIIMEGFLHMRIPMWIRRVVTRGLALIPVIIVTLIYGGEEGQLDKLLIQSQVFLSIALPFAMAPLIMFTSSKKIMGEFANPKWMTILGWIVFVVLTGLNIKLVIDIFTGGA; encoded by the coding sequence ATGAAAAATTCTACAAGCATTGATCCCAAGCACCATCTAGTTGAAAAAGCAGATGATACCTTGAGCTTGGGTGACGTTAATAGCTCGATAGAAGCGCCAAAAGACGGCTCATTCTGGCGTAAGTTATTAGCATTTTCAGGTCCGGGAGCCTTAGTGGCTGTTGGTTATATGGATCCAGGAAATTGGGTAACATCAGTTGGTGGTGGAGCACAGTATCGTTATGTGCTATTGTCAGTTGTATTGATATCATCATTGATTGCTATGATGCTACAATATATGGCAGGAAAATTGGGTATTGTTAAACAAGAAGATTTGGCTCAAGCTACCCGTGATCGAACAAATAAGCCGGGCGGAATTGCCTTGTGGCTGATGACTGAGCTCGCCTTAATGGCCACAGATATGGCTGAAGTTATTGGTGGGGCCATTGCCTTACATTTGTTGTTTGGTTGGTCGATGATTGCGTCTGTTTTGACAACAGCGTTTGATGTTATTTTACTTTTGCTTTTGATGAGGTTTGGTTTCAGAAAAATTGAAGCAATTGTCATGACATTAATTATAACTATTTTAGTTATTTTTGCTTATCTTGTTATTTTATCTAAGCCAGAACTTTCAGCTATGTTTGGTGGCTATTTACCACAACTTCAAGCAGTTTCTACGCATGGACCTAAAGGCGTTGATTCACCTTTGTTAATGACATTAGGAATTGTTGGGGCGACAGTTATGCCTCACAACCTTTATCTACATTCATCAATATCAAAAACAAGAAAAATTGATCGCGAAAGCAAAAGCGCTGTGCACGAAGCCATCCGTTTCATGACGTGGGATTCAAATATACAATTATCATTAGCTTTTGTTATTAATTCATTGTTATTAATTTTGGGTGCTTCATTGTTCTTTGGGCATGCAGATTCAGTGGGTACCTTTGGTGCCATGTATAATGCTTTAGGAGATAATGCTATTGCTGGAGCTGTTGCTTCACCAATATTATCAACATTGTTCGCGGTTGCATTGTTAGCTTCTGGTCAAAATTCAACAATTACCGGAACACTAACTGGGGAAATAATTATGGAAGGTTTCCTTCATATGCGTATTCCTATGTGGATACGCCGTGTTGTGACACGTGGTTTGGCGTTAATACCAGTTATTATTGTGACATTAATTTATGGTGGCGAAGAAGGGCAACTGGACAAGTTGTTGATTCAATCTCAAGTTTTCTTGTCGATTGCTTTGCCATTTGCAATGGCACCGTTAATAATGTTTACATCATCTAAAAAAATCATGGGAGAGTTTGCCAATCCCAAATGGATGACTATTCTTGGATGGATCGTATTTGTTGTCTTGACTGGATTAAATATTAAGTTAGTAATTGATATTTTTACTGGTGGAGCATAA
- a CDS encoding nitrate ABC transporter ATPase, with protein sequence MNPKIKDLLDNVNGVYPGTVMTRVNGEETGELHIDQVSQEILGQRLLIEIANKTESDFLLGNELLKMLLTLNGIAPQVFFALTFNDEKLDDQLIQIATRMHRTVVHAITYRELAKQGITTSATAKAYFSGLHAELTPENGEVDDESLWRLLMILDALVFADTISDSSFVDELQQKYPLAYTAASSLIKPVMAADLKQARNIRHQMVSLFEGIDEVLTKWGKPTVNAKEYVTLTSVLSKRQLDLPVNQVFTIYHSEMTDFQTQKTAYVGLSKNDNQNSFVVSPPDNEADKPTFFKELYALKVSELFQKLALPYIERD encoded by the coding sequence ATGAACCCAAAAATTAAAGATTTATTGGATAACGTTAATGGTGTCTATCCAGGAACTGTGATGACACGTGTTAATGGAGAAGAGACTGGGGAATTACATATCGACCAAGTTTCACAAGAAATTTTAGGACAACGTTTGCTAATAGAAATTGCTAATAAAACTGAGAGCGATTTCTTGCTTGGTAATGAGTTATTAAAAATGCTATTAACATTAAATGGTATTGCCCCACAAGTGTTTTTTGCGCTAACATTCAATGATGAAAAATTAGACGATCAGCTGATACAAATTGCAACGCGCATGCATCGTACAGTTGTTCATGCAATCACCTATCGTGAACTAGCTAAACAAGGCATTACAACTTCAGCGACGGCAAAGGCTTATTTTTCTGGGCTTCACGCTGAGTTAACGCCTGAAAATGGTGAAGTGGATGATGAAAGTTTATGGCGCTTACTCATGATCTTGGATGCATTAGTATTTGCTGATACGATTTCTGACAGCAGTTTTGTTGACGAGTTGCAACAAAAATATCCGCTAGCATACACGGCTGCGAGTTCGCTTATTAAACCTGTAATGGCAGCTGATCTAAAGCAAGCACGCAATATTCGCCATCAAATGGTTTCTTTGTTTGAAGGCATTGACGAAGTATTGACAAAATGGGGTAAACCTACTGTCAACGCTAAAGAATATGTCACATTAACAAGTGTTTTGTCAAAACGCCAATTGGATTTACCAGTTAATCAAGTGTTTACAATTTATCATTCGGAAATGACCGATTTTCAGACGCAGAAGACAGCTTACGTTGGTCTAAGTAAAAATGATAACCAAAATAGTTTTGTAGTATCACCGCCGGATAATGAAGCTGACAAACCAACATTTTTCAAAGAACTGTATGCGCTGAAAGTGTCGGAACTATTTCAAAAGTTAGCGTTACCTTACATCGAAAGAGACTAA
- a CDS encoding Ppx/GppA phosphatase family protein → MSYLAIVDLGSNSARMVVEELHDDGTHTELIREKRDTRIAQNMGEELLLRETPILRTIEALKYFQSKYINFHPKVRAITTAAVRMAKNQTEFLNRVARETGIQFQVLTGDQEAYYDYLGVVSTLNVTEGVILDTGGASVELIAVDNRRSKEAVSLSFGAVTLSEQYHLANNIMPENLASANDYILSQYNTLQWLEMQYQKPVILLGGANRSLARMARTRLGEAEVSMIHGFEMPVDLVEQIFEEIRQMTRKEREKIAGLETSRADIIVSGLLPLLNLMRKINSPKVIFSESGVREGLIAETLAQQDE, encoded by the coding sequence ATGAGCTATTTAGCAATCGTTGATCTTGGTAGTAATTCTGCCAGAATGGTAGTCGAAGAGCTGCATGATGATGGTACTCATACCGAGTTAATCCGCGAAAAAAGAGACACGCGTATTGCTCAAAATATGGGAGAAGAACTACTACTAAGAGAAACACCAATTTTGCGTACTATTGAGGCGCTAAAATATTTTCAATCTAAATATATCAATTTCCATCCGAAAGTCCGTGCGATTACAACGGCAGCAGTTCGCATGGCTAAAAATCAAACTGAATTTTTAAATCGTGTTGCACGAGAAACGGGGATTCAGTTTCAAGTTTTGACGGGTGACCAAGAAGCATATTATGATTATTTGGGTGTGGTCTCAACGTTAAATGTTACCGAGGGTGTGATTCTAGATACTGGTGGTGCTTCCGTTGAATTAATCGCTGTGGATAATCGACGTAGTAAGGAGGCTGTAAGCTTATCTTTTGGCGCAGTTACTTTATCAGAACAATATCACCTAGCTAATAATATCATGCCGGAAAATCTGGCTTCCGCAAATGATTATATATTAAGTCAGTATAACACGCTACAGTGGTTGGAAATGCAATACCAAAAACCAGTTATTTTATTAGGTGGGGCAAATCGTTCGCTGGCACGTATGGCACGTACACGACTGGGTGAAGCCGAAGTAAGTATGATTCATGGATTTGAGATGCCAGTCGACCTAGTTGAGCAGATTTTTGAAGAAATCCGCCAGATGACACGAAAAGAACGTGAGAAAATTGCCGGATTAGAAACATCTCGAGCTGACATTATCGTCAGCGGCTTACTACCATTATTGAATCTTATGAGAAAAATTAATTCACCTAAAGTTATATTTTCAGAAAGCGGGGTTCGCGAAGGTCTAATTGCTGAGACTTTAGCACAGCAGGATGAGTAA
- a CDS encoding ArsR/SmtB family transcription factor, which yields MKKEAIIELEKIFKLLGNKQRLIILELLRERSYSVSEIINSLGMEQSAVSHQLKLLREAQLVETEKRGREVLYGLSDSHILILLDNALKHVSHTITGNVNDTACQVKKEKPKKG from the coding sequence ATGAAAAAAGAAGCCATCATAGAACTTGAAAAAATATTTAAACTATTAGGCAATAAACAACGTCTGATTATTTTAGAATTGCTCAGAGAGCGCTCCTACAGTGTTTCAGAGATTATCAATTCTTTAGGTATGGAGCAATCTGCTGTATCACACCAATTGAAATTGTTGCGTGAGGCGCAACTTGTTGAAACGGAAAAACGTGGCCGCGAAGTATTGTATGGTTTAAGTGATTCACATATCTTAATTTTGTTAGATAATGCGCTTAAACACGTGAGCCACACCATTACAGGAAATGTTAATGATACAGCATGTCAAGTAAAAAAAGAAAAGCCAAAAAAAGGTTGA
- a CDS encoding NAD-dependent protein deacylase, producing MLVTAEIQKRFDDAKNIVFMTGAGVSTLSGIPDYRSKGGIYNGINLQPEYLLSATAFHNEPEKQYQFMIDNMYFPEAVPNVIHKKMAALTRQGKAKIITQNVDDLHVKAASDPEKLIRFHGSLYDVYAPVDGKKSPYQDYLHAMRRADNALLRPRITFYEEMPFDVEKSALWVRNADLIVIVGTSFKVYPFAGLLQYASPAVPVMSINFEHIATPFDVDQIVGDAGEFFSELKV from the coding sequence ATGTTAGTCACAGCAGAAATTCAAAAGCGCTTTGACGACGCCAAAAATATTGTATTCATGACCGGAGCGGGTGTTTCAACTTTATCAGGAATACCAGATTATCGTTCCAAAGGTGGTATTTATAATGGCATCAATTTGCAACCTGAATACCTATTGAGTGCAACAGCTTTTCATAATGAGCCCGAAAAACAGTATCAATTCATGATTGATAATATGTATTTTCCCGAGGCCGTTCCAAATGTTATTCACAAAAAAATGGCAGCTTTAACACGACAAGGTAAGGCCAAAATTATCACGCAAAATGTTGATGATTTGCATGTCAAAGCGGCATCTGATCCAGAAAAATTGATCCGTTTTCATGGCTCATTGTATGATGTGTATGCGCCTGTTGATGGCAAGAAATCTCCCTATCAGGATTACTTGCATGCAATGAGGCGTGCAGACAATGCCTTATTGCGTCCGCGAATTACATTTTACGAAGAAATGCCTTTTGATGTTGAAAAATCAGCCTTATGGGTACGAAATGCTGATTTAATTGTTATTGTGGGCACTAGCTTTAAAGTTTATCCTTTTGCTGGGTTATTGCAGTATGCTAGTCCGGCAGTTCCGGTGATGTCAATTAACTTTGAGCATATTGCTACGCCATTTGATGTGGATCAGATTGTTGGGGATGCAGGCGAATTCTTTTCAGAGTTAAAAGTTTAA
- a CDS encoding universal stress protein, with product MSELNLNIEPTQFKNILVGVDESEQGYFALANAIHQASEDGAKLTIATILDMGDLSTIEALHLDFIKEKRAEFEANLARYKEYALLKGATNVEAVFEDGSKAGEVLVQEIAPRVGADLIIVGAHSREGFWGSLGSQAAYIARHAKVSSMVARKES from the coding sequence ATGAGTGAGTTAAACTTAAACATCGAACCAACACAATTTAAAAACATCTTGGTTGGTGTTGATGAATCAGAACAGGGCTATTTTGCTTTGGCGAACGCGATTCACCAAGCTAGTGAAGATGGAGCTAAACTGACAATAGCAACCATTTTAGACATGGGCGACTTATCGACAATAGAAGCACTACATCTTGATTTCATTAAGGAAAAGAGAGCTGAATTTGAAGCTAATTTAGCTCGCTATAAAGAATATGCTTTGTTAAAAGGTGCAACAAATGTTGAAGCTGTTTTTGAAGATGGATCCAAAGCTGGTGAAGTATTGGTTCAAGAAATTGCACCACGTGTGGGAGCTGACTTAATTATTGTTGGTGCACATTCTCGTGAGGGATTCTGGGGTTCATTGGGATCTCAAGCTGCTTATATTGCACGGCATGCAAAAGTATCTTCAATGGTTGCACGTAAAGAGAGTTAA
- a CDS encoding hydroxymethylglutaryl-CoA reductase, degradative has product MSKKFYELTPDERLLALNLKEDIRLSLSSRQSPVNAQMVENYISDFRMPMGVVHDILIDEQHFSVPMAIEEPSVVAAANNGAKMLSNGVHVIMADTAMIGQMLLIGAAGVDEFIDLHRDEIFAKAKQAKPSIYKRGGGLRDVRVRNISKTETSVDFIIDTKDAMGANIVNTILEAELPLFEKFVPLGVILSNYATNQLVTVTGDVDFERIGGREVAQKIVALNHFSKNDPYRATTENKGLFNGISAVVLATGNDWRAVEASGHAYASRDGQYRGLVTWTILNGKLHGELTLPISVGTVGGAISAMPDAKQALSIIGDVNADTLRGVILSVGLAQNLAALKSIASGGIQRGHMRMQYRALAMQVGAKTDEITAIVSRLISLSYVDASVAKKILMEIRNEPKN; this is encoded by the coding sequence ATGAGTAAAAAATTTTATGAACTAACACCCGATGAGCGTTTACTCGCATTAAATTTAAAAGAAGATATCCGATTATCATTGTCAAGTCGTCAAAGCCCAGTCAACGCTCAGATGGTTGAGAATTACATTAGTGATTTTCGTATGCCAATGGGCGTTGTTCATGACATTTTGATTGATGAACAACATTTTAGTGTGCCGATGGCTATTGAAGAACCAAGTGTGGTTGCAGCAGCTAATAATGGTGCAAAAATGTTATCTAATGGAGTTCATGTCATCATGGCGGATACTGCTATGATCGGCCAAATGCTGCTGATTGGTGCTGCTGGTGTGGATGAATTCATTGACTTACATCGCGATGAGATTTTTGCTAAGGCAAAGCAAGCCAAACCATCGATTTATAAACGAGGTGGTGGTTTGCGTGATGTTCGAGTAAGAAATATCTCGAAAACGGAAACGAGTGTTGACTTTATTATCGACACAAAAGACGCAATGGGTGCTAATATTGTTAATACAATTTTAGAAGCAGAATTACCATTGTTTGAAAAGTTCGTACCTTTAGGTGTGATTTTATCTAACTATGCGACTAATCAATTGGTCACAGTGACTGGTGATGTCGATTTTGAGCGCATAGGTGGGCGTGAAGTAGCTCAGAAAATAGTCGCATTAAACCATTTTTCCAAAAACGATCCTTACCGTGCAACTACGGAGAATAAAGGTCTTTTTAATGGTATAAGTGCTGTGGTTTTGGCGACGGGTAATGATTGGCGAGCTGTAGAAGCTAGTGGTCATGCCTATGCAAGTCGTGATGGTCAATACCGTGGTTTAGTAACTTGGACAATTTTAAACGGTAAACTTCATGGTGAACTGACGTTGCCTATATCTGTTGGCACGGTTGGTGGTGCGATTTCGGCTATGCCAGATGCTAAGCAGGCCTTGTCAATCATAGGTGATGTGAATGCAGACACACTTCGTGGTGTAATTTTATCTGTTGGGCTGGCGCAAAATTTAGCAGCCTTAAAATCAATTGCTTCAGGTGGCATTCAACGGGGACACATGCGAATGCAGTATCGCGCGTTAGCGATGCAAGTAGGCGCAAAAACTGATGAAATTACCGCAATAGTATCACGGTTAATATCCCTCAGTTATGTGGATGCAAGTGTTGCCAAAAAAATATTAATGGAGATAAGAAATGAACCCAAAAATTAA
- a CDS encoding peptide ABC transporter substrate-binding protein, with protein MKNWQKLTLVGLALIAVVGGTRAAGLWGNSGNSNDKTLRFSLPTPLNGLDSATITDEYSITVVGNVGEGLMRADKNGKPQPALAKSVKSSSDGKTWTIKLRNGLKWSDGSKLTAKDVVYAWQRANDQKTASEYAYLYSGIKNADAIQAGKVDKKDLGIKASGNTLTVSLEKPMPQFKSLLTFPTFFPQKQSFVEKYGKKYGTTASKTLYNGPYTFKGWNGTNNKFKLVKNKYYWDAKNVKTPEIDLQVVQKPEVAVQMYKTGKLDSALVNTPQLSQANKTNKGYQITPQATTVFLAYNQSGNVKALNNKKIRQALNMVTNRSELNSQVLSGTSTPATSFTPKGLSTVNGTDFATYAKQDYTYNKSEAQKLFKEGLSELGEKSITLEIEADTDRVANAKDVVNYLQGQWSKNLPGLKVTEKFVPFKQRLQDGTDANFQVMLTQWGADYAEPTTFLDLASTGNANNYNHNSNADYDALWNKAKGADATNDTKRAADEKGLEKIIHQEAILNPLYYQAQPELVNPNITGFYHHAVGVPLDFKLAARK; from the coding sequence ATGAAAAATTGGCAAAAACTCACACTTGTGGGATTAGCCCTTATAGCAGTGGTTGGTGGCACTCGTGCTGCTGGCTTGTGGGGAAATAGTGGAAACAGTAATGATAAGACACTTCGTTTTTCATTACCAACACCATTAAATGGGTTAGATTCAGCGACAATTACTGATGAATATTCGATAACAGTTGTTGGTAACGTTGGTGAAGGCTTAATGCGAGCCGATAAAAATGGCAAGCCACAACCAGCATTAGCTAAGTCAGTTAAGTCATCTAGTGACGGTAAGACCTGGACAATCAAGTTGCGTAATGGACTTAAGTGGTCCGATGGCAGTAAGTTAACTGCTAAAGATGTTGTATATGCTTGGCAACGTGCCAATGATCAAAAAACGGCTTCTGAGTATGCCTATTTGTATAGTGGTATTAAAAATGCTGATGCTATTCAGGCAGGTAAAGTTGATAAAAAGGACCTCGGAATTAAAGCGAGTGGGAATACATTAACCGTTTCGCTCGAAAAGCCAATGCCACAATTTAAGAGCCTGCTAACATTCCCAACATTTTTCCCACAAAAGCAAAGTTTTGTTGAGAAATATGGCAAAAAGTATGGCACAACAGCAAGTAAGACATTATATAATGGACCGTATACTTTTAAAGGATGGAATGGAACCAACAACAAGTTTAAACTTGTGAAAAACAAGTATTACTGGGATGCAAAAAATGTTAAAACACCCGAAATTGATTTACAAGTTGTTCAAAAGCCAGAAGTGGCTGTACAAATGTATAAGACTGGTAAGCTAGATTCAGCACTGGTCAATACGCCACAATTGTCACAGGCCAATAAAACAAATAAGGGCTACCAAATAACACCACAAGCAACAACGGTATTCTTAGCATACAATCAATCAGGAAATGTTAAAGCTCTAAACAACAAAAAAATTAGACAAGCGCTGAATATGGTTACGAATCGTTCCGAGTTAAATTCTCAAGTTCTATCAGGCACGTCAACCCCAGCAACATCATTTACACCTAAAGGTTTAAGTACTGTGAATGGTACGGATTTTGCAACATATGCTAAACAAGATTATACGTATAATAAATCAGAGGCACAGAAACTGTTCAAAGAAGGACTAAGTGAACTAGGTGAAAAGTCGATTACGCTTGAAATTGAAGCTGATACAGATCGAGTAGCAAATGCCAAAGATGTAGTCAACTATCTCCAAGGACAATGGAGTAAGAACTTGCCTGGTTTAAAGGTGACCGAAAAATTTGTACCATTTAAGCAACGTTTGCAAGATGGAACTGATGCTAATTTCCAAGTTATGCTGACACAATGGGGGGCTGATTATGCTGAACCGACAACATTCCTGGATCTGGCTTCAACTGGCAATGCAAACAATTATAATCATAATTCTAATGCCGATTACGATGCTTTATGGAATAAGGCTAAGGGAGCTGATGCGACGAATGATACAAAGCGAGCTGCCGATGAAAAGGGGCTTGAGAAGATTATTCATCAAGAAGCAATTTTGAACCCACTATATTACCAGGCACAGCCAGAATTGGTTAACCCCAACATCACTGGTTTCTATCACCATGCAGTCGGTGTGCCACTAGACTTTAAGTTGGCTGCACGTAAATAA
- a CDS encoding cation diffusion facilitator family transporter: protein MRKPIEQLKMKQRPYLIGISLNMIFVLSELVFAKLAHSTSLFADAFHNLSDVLALMIAWLAVVVFGLQATKRHTYGWHNMSILASVFNTILLIFAVITIFYESVRNLILPENTVTTGWLVMVVAAVGIVINFTTAMLFKASGVPDEHGHHHEQDLNAKTAYIHLLADAGVSVGVIIAGLLIQVTGWHVIDPIVSMIIGVIIAVTSWPVMKSTFNLALNGVPDNVNESDFLRYLSTHEGVEKLHDLHIWPLSTTEAAMTVHLSVKKNVDEQGLLADISSDLREKYDISHVTIQIETNEFDQSCNVI, encoded by the coding sequence ATGAGGAAACCAATTGAGCAGTTGAAAATGAAACAAAGGCCCTATTTAATAGGTATTTCTTTAAATATGATTTTTGTTTTATCTGAGTTAGTATTTGCTAAATTAGCACATTCGACTTCACTATTTGCTGATGCTTTCCATAACTTAAGTGATGTACTAGCATTAATGATTGCTTGGCTTGCAGTTGTTGTATTTGGTCTGCAGGCTACTAAAAGGCACACTTATGGTTGGCATAATATGTCCATTTTAGCTAGTGTATTTAATACAATTTTGTTAATATTTGCGGTGATAACGATTTTCTACGAGAGTGTTCGTAATTTGATTTTGCCAGAAAACACAGTTACTACAGGCTGGTTAGTGATGGTTGTTGCAGCGGTTGGTATCGTGATTAACTTTACCACTGCTATGCTTTTTAAAGCATCAGGTGTTCCTGATGAACATGGTCATCACCATGAACAAGATTTGAATGCTAAAACAGCTTACATTCATCTTTTAGCTGATGCTGGTGTGTCGGTTGGCGTGATTATTGCTGGACTTTTAATCCAAGTTACTGGTTGGCACGTCATTGATCCTATCGTATCAATGATTATCGGTGTTATTATTGCTGTGACTTCATGGCCAGTTATGAAATCAACATTTAACCTAGCATTAAATGGGGTACCTGATAATGTGAATGAGTCTGACTTTTTGCGATACTTATCAACACATGAGGGTGTGGAAAAACTTCACGACTTACACATTTGGCCCCTTTCTACGACTGAAGCTGCAATGACTGTTCATCTGTCTGTTAAAAAGAATGTAGATGAACAAGGATTATTAGCGGATATCTCTAGTGACCTACGAGAAAAATATGATATTAGCCATGTCACAATTCAAATTGAAACAAACGAATTTGATCAATCTTGTAATGTCATTTGA